From a single Deltaproteobacteria bacterium genomic region:
- the uraH gene encoding hydroxyisourate hydrolase, producing the protein MTTISTHVLDTARGRPAAGVPVALEMRDGDAFVPRGSATTDSDGRIARLTDGIEPGVYRLRFDTGSYFAATGTRGFYPYVDVVIDVRDGDAHYHVPLLLSPFGYATYRGS; encoded by the coding sequence ATGACCACGATCAGCACGCACGTCCTGGACACTGCGCGCGGCCGGCCGGCAGCCGGGGTGCCGGTTGCGCTCGAGATGCGCGACGGCGACGCATTCGTCCCGCGCGGCAGCGCGACCACCGACTCCGACGGCCGGATCGCGCGGTTGACCGACGGGATCGAACCCGGCGTGTACCGGCTGCGGTTCGACACCGGCTCGTACTTCGCAGCCACCGGAACGCGCGGCTTCTACCCGTACGTCGACGTCGTCATCGACGTTCGCGACGGCGACGCTCACTACCACGTGCCGCTGTTGCTGAGCCCGTTCGGCTACGCGACCTACCGCGGCAGTTAG